A single Agromyces sp. CF514 DNA region contains:
- the rnpA gene encoding ribonuclease P protein component encodes MLAKGNRITSADDYRVVVRRGAKVATPHTVSYVRSRVADSDARFGFIVSKKVGTAVRRNRVRRRLKALSREALLAGARDVDVVVRALPGAAEVTWPQLRSEVLTALARRHVIEMSRLESSLPVTGSGMPGGTPTVTPTPASKAVHDA; translated from the coding sequence GTGCTCGCCAAGGGCAATCGCATCACGAGTGCCGATGACTATCGAGTCGTCGTGCGCCGTGGTGCGAAGGTGGCGACCCCGCATACGGTGAGTTACGTCCGATCGCGCGTCGCTGACAGCGACGCGCGATTCGGCTTCATCGTGTCGAAGAAGGTCGGCACCGCGGTGCGTCGCAATCGTGTGCGCCGCCGCCTCAAGGCGTTGAGCCGTGAAGCGCTGCTCGCCGGCGCGCGCGATGTCGACGTGGTGGTGCGCGCCCTTCCTGGAGCGGCCGAGGTGACTTGGCCCCAACTCCGGTCCGAGGTGCTCACCGCGCTGGCTCGTCGTCACGTGATCGAGATGTCTCGACTCGAGTCGTCGCTTCCCGTCACCGGATCGGGCATGCCAGGTGGCACGCCGACGGTGACGCCCACGCCCGCTTCGAAGGCGGTGCACGATGCGTGA
- the rpmH gene encoding 50S ribosomal protein L34 — protein sequence MSKRTFQPNNRRRAKKHGFRLRMRTRAGRAILSARRAKGRTELSA from the coding sequence ATGAGCAAGCGTACGTTCCAGCCGAACAACCGTCGTCGCGCCAAGAAGCACGGCTTCCGCCTTCGCATGCGCACCCGCGCCGGCCGTGCCATCCTCTCGGCACGTCGCGCCAAGGGTCGCACCGAACTCTCCGCATAA
- a CDS encoding ParB/RepB/Spo0J family partition protein — translation MATKRTGLGRGIGALIPSSDTQEGAARPVDVFFPGADAAPVASVAVIEQAVESELLAVPGAHLARLNPEDIVPNAVQPRSVFDPDDLAELVHSVREFGVLQPIVVRPHPDLAGKYELVMGERRLRATKAAGLDSIPAVVKDTANEDMLRDALLENLHRSQLNPLEEASAYQQLLADFGITQEELATRIGRSRPQISNTLRLLKLPEPVQLRVAAGVLSAGHARAILATGGDTTTMQRFADKIVNEELSVRAAEAAATTQAPTAPRIKPAAGKRQDFLDDLATRMGDRLNTRVRIALGARKGQISIDFATVQDLRRILTDLGEELDGV, via the coding sequence ATGGCCACGAAGCGAACTGGTCTCGGGCGGGGCATCGGGGCGCTCATTCCCTCCAGCGACACTCAGGAAGGGGCCGCGCGACCGGTCGATGTCTTCTTCCCGGGTGCCGATGCAGCCCCCGTGGCATCTGTTGCCGTGATCGAGCAGGCTGTCGAATCCGAACTGCTCGCTGTTCCCGGGGCTCACCTCGCCCGACTGAACCCCGAAGACATCGTTCCCAACGCGGTGCAGCCGAGAAGTGTGTTCGATCCCGACGACCTCGCGGAGCTCGTGCACTCCGTGCGCGAGTTCGGCGTGCTCCAGCCGATCGTCGTGCGGCCCCACCCCGACCTGGCAGGCAAGTACGAGCTCGTCATGGGCGAGCGCCGACTTCGGGCCACCAAGGCAGCCGGCCTCGACTCGATCCCCGCGGTCGTCAAGGACACTGCGAACGAGGACATGCTTCGCGATGCCCTCCTCGAGAATCTGCACCGCTCGCAGCTCAATCCGCTCGAAGAGGCATCCGCGTATCAGCAACTCCTCGCGGACTTCGGCATCACCCAAGAGGAGCTCGCGACGCGCATCGGTCGGTCGCGTCCTCAGATCTCCAACACCCTCCGGCTCCTGAAGCTCCCCGAGCCGGTGCAACTTCGAGTCGCAGCAGGCGTCTTGAGCGCGGGTCACGCCCGGGCGATCCTGGCGACCGGCGGCGACACCACGACCATGCAGCGTTTCGCAGACAAGATCGTGAACGAGGAACTTTCCGTTCGAGCGGCCGAAGCCGCCGCGACGACGCAGGCTCCGACTGCGCCGCGCATCAAGCCGGCCGCCGGCAAGCGACAGGACTTTCTCGATGACTTGGCCACACGCATGGGCGATCGACTCAACACGCGTGTCAGGATCGCGCTCGGTGCGCGAAAAGGCCAGATCAGCATCGATTTCGCCACAGTGCAGGACCTCCGCCGGATTCTCACGGATCTGGGCGAGGAGCTCGATGGCGTGTGA
- a CDS encoding D-alanine--D-alanine ligase, with product MSDSSGLYVVVLAGGISHERDVSLRSGRRVADALAAAGHRVVLRDPDAGLLPFLASERPDVVFPALHGSSGEDGSLLGLLDAIGIPTVGSNAAAARRAWSKPIASSLIGASGASVPASIVLSHESFRELGASGVLRVVREALPGDLVVKPAMGGSAQGVSIVTDPNDLPRAMVDAFTYADIVVIERRIVGTEIAVGVVDTGDGPVALTPVEIQPTNGIYSFQARYNAGETTFYAPSRLDPAAIETVAAAAIHAHLTLGLRDISRVDFIVDAAGVPWFLEANVLPGLTETSLVPLAIEASGTDAATTYSGLVHVAAARAVRTANV from the coding sequence ATGAGTGATTCCAGCGGTCTGTACGTCGTCGTCCTCGCAGGTGGCATCTCCCACGAGCGAGATGTCTCTCTTCGGTCGGGTCGCCGGGTCGCCGACGCCCTCGCGGCTGCCGGCCACCGTGTCGTGCTTCGCGATCCGGATGCCGGCCTGTTGCCCTTCCTCGCGAGCGAGCGCCCCGACGTGGTCTTCCCCGCCCTGCACGGCTCGAGCGGCGAAGACGGATCCCTGCTCGGGCTCCTCGATGCCATCGGCATCCCGACCGTCGGATCGAACGCCGCCGCGGCGCGGCGCGCCTGGTCCAAGCCCATCGCGAGCTCGCTCATCGGAGCATCCGGCGCTTCGGTACCGGCTTCGATCGTGCTCTCGCACGAGTCGTTCCGAGAGCTCGGAGCGTCGGGCGTCCTTCGCGTCGTCCGCGAGGCCCTTCCCGGCGATCTGGTCGTGAAGCCCGCGATGGGCGGATCGGCACAGGGTGTGAGCATCGTCACCGATCCGAACGACCTGCCCCGCGCCATGGTCGATGCCTTCACGTACGCCGACATCGTGGTGATCGAGCGTCGCATCGTCGGCACCGAGATCGCAGTCGGTGTCGTCGACACCGGCGATGGGCCAGTCGCACTCACCCCCGTCGAGATCCAGCCCACCAACGGGATCTACAGTTTCCAGGCGAGGTACAACGCGGGGGAGACCACGTTCTACGCGCCTTCACGCCTCGACCCTGCTGCCATCGAGACCGTCGCCGCGGCCGCGATCCATGCCCATCTCACGCTCGGCCTTCGCGACATCTCACGCGTCGACTTCATCGTCGACGCAGCGGGTGTGCCGTGGTTCCTCGAAGCGAACGTGCTGCCGGGGCTGACGGAGACCTCGCTCGTTCCGCTCGCGATCGAGGCGTCCGGTACCGATGCCGCGACGACGTACTCCGGTCTCGTTCACGTGGCTGCCGCTCGGGCCGTGCGGACCGCGAACGTCTGA
- the dnaN gene encoding DNA polymerase III subunit beta, with translation MKFQVNRDVFSEAVSFAVKLLPQRTTLPILSGVLIQANDDGLVLSSFDYEVSSQTEIQADVEEPGTVLVSGRLLAEIAGRLPNAPVRIATEESRITVSCGSANFTLLSMPVEEYPSIPEIGEQSGVVPAEEFAAAVAQVAVAASRDDVTPVITGVQLEVRENNLGLVATDRYRVAVREIDWDGGTVASEETVTALVPARTLQEVGKTFGHSGTISVSITSRDDRELIAFSADKKTVTSLLIKGNFPPVRRLFPETVDNYAVMNTGELIEATRRVALVLEREAALRFTFTADGLTLEAIGSEQAQAQESIDAILTGDDTIVSLKPQFLLDGLGAVNSEFVRISFTKTENPNKPGPVLITSQTSREQAGADTYRYLLQPNLLLR, from the coding sequence GTGAAGTTCCAGGTCAATCGCGACGTCTTCAGCGAAGCCGTATCGTTCGCCGTCAAGCTGCTGCCCCAGCGCACCACGCTCCCGATCCTGTCCGGCGTGCTCATCCAGGCGAACGACGACGGTCTCGTCCTCTCGTCCTTCGACTACGAGGTGTCGTCGCAGACCGAGATCCAGGCCGACGTCGAGGAGCCCGGCACCGTGCTCGTCTCGGGCCGACTGCTCGCGGAGATCGCGGGCCGCCTCCCGAACGCCCCCGTGCGCATCGCGACCGAGGAATCGCGCATCACGGTGAGTTGCGGTTCGGCCAACTTCACGCTGCTCTCGATGCCGGTCGAGGAGTACCCCTCGATCCCCGAGATCGGCGAGCAGTCCGGCGTCGTCCCTGCAGAGGAGTTCGCGGCCGCCGTCGCGCAGGTCGCGGTCGCCGCATCGCGCGACGACGTGACCCCGGTCATCACCGGCGTGCAGCTCGAGGTGCGCGAGAACAACCTCGGACTCGTCGCGACCGACCGCTACCGCGTCGCCGTGCGCGAGATCGACTGGGACGGCGGCACCGTCGCCTCCGAAGAGACGGTCACCGCCCTGGTGCCGGCCCGCACCCTGCAGGAGGTCGGCAAGACCTTCGGCCATTCGGGCACGATCTCGGTTTCGATCACGAGCCGCGACGACCGCGAGCTCATCGCGTTCAGCGCCGACAAGAAGACCGTGACGAGCCTGCTCATCAAAGGCAACTTCCCGCCCGTGCGCCGGCTCTTCCCCGAGACGGTCGACAACTACGCGGTCATGAACACCGGCGAGCTCATCGAGGCGACCCGGCGCGTCGCCCTCGTGCTCGAGCGCGAGGCCGCCCTGCGGTTCACCTTCACGGCCGACGGACTCACGCTCGAGGCGATCGGCAGCGAGCAGGCCCAGGCCCAAGAGAGCATCGACGCGATCCTCACGGGCGACGACACCATCGTCTCGCTGAAGCCGCAGTTCCTGCTCGACGGACTCGGTGCCGTCAACTCCGAGTTCGTGCGCATCTCGTTCACGAAGACCGAGAATCCCAACAAGCCCGGTCCGGTGCTCATCACGAGCCAGACCTCGCGCGAGCAGGCCGGCGCCGACACCTACCGATACCTGCTGCAGCCGAACCTGCTGCTGCGCTGA
- the dnaA gene encoding chromosomal replication initiator protein DnaA: MTEQPVGDTWASVLDRLSEDAAITPMLQGFLSLVEPKGIAGGTFYLEVPNDFTATMLNQRMRVSLLSAMSVIVDPAPVTSFYVVVNPELEETRAPEPEPLSPATLTAVQDRVDLPASPQSVFENTSPDRPGDTRLNPKYAFESFVIGQSNRFAHAAAVAVAEAPAKAYNPLFIYGDSGLGKTHLLHAIGHYAMSLYPGIRVRYVSSEEFTNDFINSIANNRGSLFQQRYRNIDILLIDDIQFLQGKAETQEAFFHTFNTLHDHNKQVVITSDVPPKHLTGFEDRMRSRFEWGLITDVQAPDLETRIAILRKKAQSERLQVPDEILEYMASKVSSNIRELEGTLIRVTAFASLNRTPVDMPLVQTVLKDLITDDADNVVAPVDIITATADYFKLTVDDLYGSSRSQAVATARQIAMYLCRELTSLSLPKIGQLFGNRDHTTVMYANKKISELMKERRSIYNQVTELTARIKQTSRYR; this comes from the coding sequence ATGACCGAACAGCCCGTCGGGGACACGTGGGCATCCGTGCTCGATCGACTCTCCGAGGACGCAGCGATCACGCCGATGCTGCAGGGCTTCCTCAGCCTGGTCGAGCCGAAGGGCATCGCCGGCGGCACGTTCTACCTCGAGGTGCCGAACGACTTCACGGCGACCATGCTGAACCAGCGCATGCGCGTGTCGCTCCTGTCGGCCATGAGCGTGATCGTCGATCCGGCCCCCGTGACCTCGTTCTACGTCGTCGTGAATCCCGAACTCGAGGAGACCCGTGCGCCTGAGCCAGAACCGCTCTCGCCTGCGACGCTGACCGCGGTCCAGGACCGCGTCGACCTGCCGGCCTCACCGCAGTCCGTGTTCGAGAACACCAGCCCCGACCGGCCGGGCGACACCCGGCTGAACCCGAAGTACGCCTTCGAGAGCTTCGTCATCGGCCAGTCCAACCGGTTCGCGCACGCCGCGGCGGTCGCCGTGGCCGAGGCGCCGGCGAAGGCATACAACCCGCTCTTCATCTACGGCGACTCCGGCCTCGGCAAGACCCACCTGCTGCACGCCATCGGCCACTACGCGATGAGCCTGTATCCCGGCATCCGGGTTCGGTACGTGAGTTCCGAGGAGTTCACGAACGACTTCATCAACTCGATCGCCAACAACCGCGGTTCGCTGTTCCAGCAGCGCTACCGCAACATCGACATCCTGCTCATCGACGACATCCAGTTCCTCCAGGGCAAGGCGGAGACGCAGGAGGCGTTCTTCCACACCTTCAACACGCTGCACGACCACAACAAGCAGGTCGTGATCACGAGCGACGTGCCGCCCAAGCACCTCACCGGCTTCGAGGACCGCATGCGAAGCCGCTTCGAGTGGGGCCTCATCACCGACGTGCAGGCGCCCGACCTCGAGACCCGCATCGCGATCCTCCGCAAGAAGGCGCAGTCCGAACGCCTGCAGGTGCCCGACGAGATCCTCGAGTACATGGCGTCGAAGGTGTCGAGCAACATCCGCGAGCTCGAAGGCACCCTGATCCGCGTGACGGCGTTCGCGAGCCTGAACCGCACGCCCGTCGACATGCCCCTGGTGCAGACGGTGCTGAAGGACCTCATCACCGACGACGCGGACAACGTGGTGGCGCCGGTCGACATCATCACCGCGACCGCCGACTACTTCAAGCTCACGGTCGACGACCTCTACGGCTCGAGCCGCTCGCAGGCCGTTGCGACGGCACGGCAGATCGCGATGTACCTGTGCCGTGAGCTCACGAGCCTGTCGCTGCCGAAGATCGGGCAGCTGTTCGGCAACCGCGACCACACCACGGTGATGTACGCGAACAAGAAGATCTCCGAGCTCATGAAGGAGCGCCGGTCGATCTACAACCAGGTCACGGAGCTGACCGCGCGCATCAAGCAGACGAGCCGATACCGCTGA
- the rsmG gene encoding 16S rRNA (guanine(527)-N(7))-methyltransferase RsmG, protein MTSDQTTPERGEDSTIATLEVEPASAAAVFGDHLELGRRFTDSLARHGEELGLIGPLELPRLWTRHIVNSGLVAPLLRPGRVADVGSGAGLPGIVLAIIRPDVSFTLIEPMERRVDWLSRQVSELGLENVVVERARAEDSGFKHQFDQVTARAVSALRTLVPVTAPLLKPGGEFVLLKGAGVAGEIGAADKVFRKYRVIDPEVLELGGDHGTEITRVFRARVTSG, encoded by the coding sequence ATGACCTCAGATCAGACGACCCCGGAGCGGGGCGAAGATTCGACGATCGCGACGCTCGAGGTCGAGCCCGCCTCCGCGGCCGCAGTCTTCGGCGACCACCTCGAACTCGGCCGCCGATTCACCGACTCCCTCGCCCGCCACGGCGAGGAGTTGGGCCTCATCGGGCCGCTCGAACTCCCCCGTCTCTGGACGCGGCACATCGTGAATTCAGGACTGGTCGCTCCCCTGCTGCGGCCCGGACGAGTTGCGGATGTCGGTTCGGGTGCTGGCCTCCCCGGCATCGTGCTTGCGATCATCCGGCCCGATGTCTCGTTCACGCTGATCGAGCCCATGGAACGCCGGGTCGATTGGCTGTCACGTCAGGTCAGCGAACTCGGACTCGAGAACGTGGTCGTCGAGCGCGCTCGCGCTGAAGATTCAGGCTTCAAGCACCAGTTCGATCAGGTCACCGCCCGTGCGGTGAGTGCGCTGCGCACCCTGGTTCCCGTGACCGCTCCCCTGCTCAAGCCCGGCGGGGAGTTCGTGCTCCTCAAGGGCGCCGGAGTCGCAGGCGAGATCGGGGCCGCCGACAAGGTGTTCCGCAAGTATCGCGTCATCGACCCCGAGGTGTTGGAGCTCGGCGGCGATCACGGTACCGAGATCACCCGCGTCTTTCGCGCTCGGGTCACCAGCGGCTGA
- the yidC gene encoding membrane protein insertase YidC, with the protein MDIISLLLWPIKWVIELILVAFHSLWTFTGLDPDAGLTWILSIVGLVIVVRAALIPIFVRQIKSQRRMLEVAPQLKKIQEKYKGKKDQFSREAMSRETMDLYKKTGTNPLSSCLPLLLQMPIFFGLFSVLNDAQHDKAGVGVFTQELANSFANSEFLGAPLKGTFIGAMNGEYPWQVMVIAATMIVLMTASQFITQLQIVSKNMSPETKASPMFRQQRIMLYLLPLVFAFSGVAFPIGVMFYWLVSNFWTMGQQFLVIRNMPTPGSEAAKAREARLAKRGKLVVEDQESTTIVIEEKKTTQRQQPVGKNRAKKQGGK; encoded by the coding sequence ATGGATATCATCAGCCTGCTTCTGTGGCCCATCAAATGGGTCATCGAGCTGATCCTCGTCGCGTTCCACTCGCTGTGGACCTTCACCGGGCTCGACCCCGATGCCGGCCTCACCTGGATCCTGTCGATCGTCGGCCTCGTCATCGTGGTGCGTGCCGCGCTGATCCCGATCTTCGTGCGCCAGATCAAGAGCCAGCGCCGCATGCTCGAGGTCGCGCCGCAGCTGAAGAAGATCCAGGAGAAGTACAAGGGCAAGAAGGACCAGTTCTCTCGCGAGGCGATGTCTCGCGAGACCATGGACCTCTACAAGAAGACGGGCACCAACCCGCTCTCGTCCTGCCTCCCCCTGCTTCTGCAGATGCCGATCTTCTTCGGTCTCTTCTCGGTGCTCAACGACGCGCAGCACGACAAGGCCGGCGTGGGCGTGTTCACGCAGGAACTCGCGAACTCCTTCGCGAACTCCGAGTTCCTCGGTGCTCCCCTCAAGGGCACGTTCATCGGCGCGATGAACGGCGAGTACCCCTGGCAGGTCATGGTCATCGCGGCCACGATGATCGTCCTGATGACCGCTTCGCAGTTCATCACGCAGCTGCAGATCGTGTCGAAGAACATGTCGCCCGAGACCAAGGCGAGCCCGATGTTCCGTCAGCAGCGCATCATGCTCTACCTGCTCCCCCTCGTGTTCGCGTTCTCGGGTGTCGCGTTCCCCATCGGCGTCATGTTCTACTGGCTCGTCTCGAACTTCTGGACCATGGGCCAGCAGTTCCTCGTCATCCGCAACATGCCGACTCCGGGCAGCGAGGCTGCCAAGGCCCGCGAGGCCCGCCTCGCCAAGCGCGGCAAGCTCGTGGTCGAAGACCAGGAATCGACGACCATCGTCATCGAAGAGAAGAAGACGACGCAGCGTCAGCAGCCCGTGGGCAAGAACCGCGCGAAGAAGCAGGGTGGAAAGTGA
- a CDS encoding PLP-dependent aminotransferase family protein gives MTSDGVPQRTGNNLDPWYANYAERAAGLAASEVRALFAVASRPEVVSLAGGMPFVSALPQDLIVSSMERVMRTDGPTALQYGSGQGVPALREHILDVMALEGIHGSVDNVVTSTGSQQALDLVAKLFIDPGDVILAESPSYVGALGVFRSYQANVVHVAMDEDGLIPEALRQTIAHLRGQGRRIKFLYTIPNFHNPAGVTLSAERRPEILEICRSNEILVLEDNPYGLLHFDEPAPNALRSLDPEGVIYLGSFSKTLAPGFRVGWALAPHAIREKLILAAESAILSPSSFSQLVVSEYLSTTDWRAQIDTFRGVYRERKDAMIEALGEYLPQLSWTNPKGGFYVWVTMPDVLDSKQMLPRAVKELVAYTPGTAFFADGRGRHAMRLSFCYPTPDAIRVGIRRLATVVNGELDLLDTFAGTGPLQLPTQPGIELAPPTDLK, from the coding sequence GTGACCTCTGACGGCGTCCCCCAGCGGACCGGCAACAACCTCGACCCGTGGTACGCGAACTACGCCGAGCGAGCCGCCGGCCTGGCCGCCTCCGAGGTCCGAGCCCTGTTCGCCGTCGCGTCGCGGCCCGAGGTCGTCTCGCTCGCCGGTGGTATGCCGTTCGTCTCCGCGCTTCCGCAGGATCTCATCGTGTCCTCGATGGAACGCGTCATGCGCACCGACGGCCCGACGGCACTGCAATACGGCTCGGGCCAGGGGGTTCCCGCCCTGCGCGAGCACATCCTCGACGTCATGGCGCTCGAGGGCATCCACGGTTCGGTCGACAACGTCGTGACCTCCACGGGATCGCAGCAGGCGCTCGATCTCGTCGCGAAGCTCTTCATCGATCCGGGTGACGTGATCCTCGCCGAATCGCCGAGCTACGTCGGCGCGCTCGGCGTCTTCCGGTCCTACCAGGCGAACGTCGTCCACGTCGCCATGGACGAGGACGGCCTGATTCCCGAGGCGCTCCGCCAGACGATCGCGCACCTGCGAGGGCAGGGTCGTCGCATCAAGTTCCTCTACACGATCCCGAACTTCCACAACCCGGCCGGCGTCACGCTGTCGGCCGAGCGTCGACCTGAGATCCTCGAGATCTGTCGTTCCAACGAGATCCTCGTCCTCGAGGACAACCCCTACGGCCTGCTGCACTTCGACGAGCCGGCGCCCAACGCCCTGCGCTCGCTCGACCCCGAGGGCGTCATCTATCTCGGCTCGTTCTCGAAGACGCTCGCACCGGGCTTCCGGGTCGGATGGGCGCTCGCGCCCCACGCGATCCGCGAGAAGCTCATCCTCGCCGCAGAATCGGCGATCCTCTCACCCAGTTCCTTCAGTCAGCTCGTCGTGTCCGAATACCTCTCGACGACCGACTGGCGGGCGCAAATCGACACCTTCCGCGGCGTCTATCGTGAGCGCAAGGACGCCATGATCGAGGCGTTGGGGGAGTACCTGCCCCAGTTGAGCTGGACCAACCCCAAGGGCGGGTTCTACGTCTGGGTCACCATGCCCGATGTGCTCGACTCGAAGCAGATGCTTCCGCGTGCGGTGAAGGAACTCGTCGCGTACACGCCCGGCACGGCCTTCTTCGCCGACGGGCGCGGGCGCCACGCCATGCGCCTCTCGTTCTGCTATCCGACACCCGACGCGATCCGGGTCGGCATCCGCCGGCTCGCGACCGTCGTCAATGGCGAACTCGATCTGCTCGACACCTTCGCCGGCACCGGCCCACTGCAGCTCCCCACCCAGCCCGGCATCGAGCTGGCCCCTCCGACCGACCTCAAGTAG
- a CDS encoding R3H domain-containing nucleic acid-binding protein, producing MTDVQHVNDERTVPQLEEEGDIAADYIEELLDICDLDGDIDIDARNGRAYISVNAGDGANLNLLSKPETVTALQELTRLAVQTKTGAFSRLILDIGGSRDARRDELARLVDRAVERIEAGSAEASLPPMSSYERKLVHDLVGERGFHSASRGEGADRHTVITRTA from the coding sequence ATGACCGACGTCCAACACGTGAATGACGAGCGCACCGTTCCGCAGCTCGAAGAAGAGGGCGACATCGCCGCGGACTACATCGAGGAACTCCTCGACATCTGCGATCTCGACGGCGACATCGACATCGATGCCCGCAACGGCCGCGCCTACATCTCGGTGAACGCCGGCGACGGTGCGAACCTGAACCTGCTCTCGAAGCCCGAGACCGTGACCGCGCTGCAGGAACTCACGCGTCTTGCGGTGCAGACGAAGACCGGAGCATTCTCCCGCCTCATCCTCGACATCGGCGGTTCGCGCGATGCACGTCGCGATGAGCTCGCACGCCTGGTCGATCGCGCGGTCGAGCGCATCGAGGCGGGCTCGGCGGAAGCATCACTCCCCCCGATGTCCTCGTACGAGCGCAAGCTCGTGCACGATCTCGTCGGCGAGCGTGGTTTCCACTCCGCCTCGCGGGGTGAAGGCGCTGATCGTCACACCGTGATCACGCGCACGGCCTGA
- a CDS encoding ParA family protein, whose protein sequence is MADQIADETRRRIALETAVLPLPANTRVFTISNQKGGVGKTTTAVNLAAALARSGAHVLVVDLDPQGNASTALGVDHRSDQKSVYEVLVADLELAEVVRPSTEHERLDCVPATIHLAGAEIELVSLVAREQRLRRAIDKHLAQMSRPYDYVFIDCPPSLGLLTINAFVAAREVLIPIQCEYYALEGLSQLLSNIELIEKHLNPELRLSTILLTMYDSRTNLAQQVAQEVRDHFPEQTLETIIPRSVRVSEAPSYGQSVISYDYSSSGSLSYREAAAEIAQRAAIAALEAQKEGI, encoded by the coding sequence CTGGCTGACCAGATTGCCGACGAGACTCGTCGGCGCATCGCTCTCGAAACCGCGGTGCTGCCGCTGCCGGCGAATACGCGTGTCTTCACGATCTCGAACCAGAAGGGCGGAGTCGGCAAGACGACCACGGCGGTGAACCTGGCTGCAGCACTCGCCCGGTCGGGAGCGCACGTGCTCGTGGTCGACCTCGACCCCCAAGGCAATGCCTCGACAGCCTTGGGCGTCGATCACCGTTCGGATCAGAAGAGCGTGTACGAAGTGCTGGTCGCCGATCTCGAACTCGCCGAGGTCGTTCGACCGTCGACCGAACACGAACGCCTCGATTGCGTGCCGGCCACCATCCATCTCGCCGGAGCCGAGATCGAACTCGTTTCACTCGTTGCCCGCGAGCAGCGCTTGCGTCGCGCGATCGACAAGCACCTCGCGCAGATGAGCCGTCCGTACGACTACGTCTTCATCGACTGTCCGCCGTCGCTCGGCCTGCTGACGATCAACGCCTTCGTCGCAGCCCGTGAGGTTCTGATCCCGATCCAGTGCGAGTACTACGCGCTCGAGGGTCTGTCGCAGTTGCTCAGCAACATCGAGCTGATCGAGAAGCACCTGAATCCTGAGCTGCGACTCTCGACCATCCTCTTGACGATGTACGACTCGAGGACGAATCTGGCGCAGCAGGTGGCGCAGGAAGTGCGCGACCACTTCCCCGAGCAGACACTCGAGACGATCATCCCCCGCTCAGTGCGTGTCTCCGAGGCGCCGAGCTACGGCCAGAGCGTCATCAGCTACGACTACTCATCATCTGGGTCACTGTCGTACCGTGAGGCCGCCGCGGAGATCGCCCAGCGAGCGGCGATCGCGGCACTCGAAGCGCAGAAGGAAGGAATCTGA
- the trxA gene encoding thioredoxin, with protein MTARAVTEATFEQEVLNNDKAVLVDFWAEWCGPCRAVSPILDQIATEHADKLDIVKLNVDENPQLAMKYQITAIPAFKVFEKGEVVKTVIGAKPKPALEADLAAYIA; from the coding sequence ATGACTGCACGTGCCGTGACCGAGGCGACCTTCGAGCAGGAAGTCCTGAACAATGACAAGGCCGTCCTCGTCGACTTCTGGGCCGAGTGGTGCGGACCGTGTCGTGCGGTCAGCCCGATCCTCGACCAGATCGCGACCGAGCACGCCGACAAGCTTGACATCGTCAAGCTCAACGTCGACGAGAACCCGCAGCTCGCGATGAAGTACCAGATCACCGCGATCCCCGCGTTCAAGGTCTTCGAGAAGGGCGAGGTCGTCAAGACCGTCATCGGCGCGAAGCCGAAGCCCGCACTCGAGGCCGACCTCGCCGCCTACATCGCGTAG